The nucleotide window CTTTGTGAGGAAAACCCAGTGAAACTGTGTTTCTCCCGGCACAAATTCTTTCGACATGGACGACTTACAAAACGAGCTCGAAATCCATCAACTGAAGGCGCGACGATCAGCGCGGGCCGACAGACGCAGCTCCACGGATGTCAGTCATCCGTGGAGTTGCCCTGCCTCATGGCTTGGCCGTTGATCCAGCCGCTGCCGGTGCGGCCGCGGGAGCGGGCTTGCGCACGGACTTGATGTATTCGACGACGTCTTCCTTGGACACCTTGCCAGCGTGGTTCTTGTCGATCTTGTCGAAGTGCGCGCCGATAAAGGGCGTCGAACCGGAGTTCGCTTCTTCCTTGGTCAGGAAGCCGTCGTGATCCTTGTCGGCGACGTCGAAATTCTTCGCCGCGTTGGCCATCTTGTTCGCAATGGCACCATAGCCGCTCTGCGCCATGACCGGCATCGCCGCACCCAGGGCCAGGGCCAGCACCCAGTAACGCATCGTCTGCATGTGTCGTCTCCGGAGGAAAATGCCTTATCAGTATGGCACCGCCGTCAGTCGGCAAAATGCGAAGGTCGAGGGCTGATTCAGCCAACCTGCAGGAGGGTGCGCGCCGACCAGCGTGTAAGAGAACCACGCGCCTGACCCAGCTCAAGCAACGTTCGTCCGGTCCGCTATGCTTTTGGGATGCGGACACGACTGACGGCCAGGAGCCCCCATGCACCTTGATGTCGCCTACAGCCTGGAGTGGAAGGACTACATCACGGCCGAAGAGGCCTACGAGCTCTTCTGGTCAGCCCACATCAAGGACAAACGCGCCTTTCAGTGCCCTGAAGACGTGTGCGACGGCCAGGTGACCTGCGCCAACATGGACAAACCCGAGCAGAGCCTTAAGGTGCAGCCATACTTCAAGGCTTACTCGCACTCACCTGCCTGCCCGATCCTCTTGGCCGAGCAGTCCCGCGACCAGGCAGCAGAAGGCGGCGACCCAACGGCAGAGGGCCTGGGCGAAGACGTCTTCCAGCTTTCCCGCCCCGCGAGCCACGACGCCCGAGACAAGGGTGAGCCTGCTGGCAGCGGCTTCCGCATCGGCCAGGGCACTTCGCCTGCACGCAATCGCACTCGCGGCCCGGTTCGACGCCAACTGTTTACCGTGCGCAGTCTGGTCACCCGATGGGTCAAGCACCGGCAGTCCGATACCGACACCCGGGCGACGGTGAGCGTCGGTGAAGCGGAAGGCGTTCCCTACAACACGCTCTTCGAATCCATCTACCCAAACCGG belongs to Dyella terrae and includes:
- a CDS encoding EF-hand domain-containing protein, whose protein sequence is MQTMRYWVLALALGAAMPVMAQSGYGAIANKMANAAKNFDVADKDHDGFLTKEEANSGSTPFIGAHFDKIDKNHAGKVSKEDVVEYIKSVRKPAPAAAPAAAGSTAKP